Proteins co-encoded in one Hymenobacter swuensis DY53 genomic window:
- a CDS encoding AsmA-like C-terminal region-containing protein: MRKFLKISFLTVVLLLSVGWLGVWLGQNRIIGLFVAGLNQHLRVPVQASRLEVSVVDQFPRLSVTLHDVVMHGSLPQDTVRLARARRLYCAFDAWDLLAGRYRVREITLADARVHIRRDARGVGNYHILRPDTTAPAAEEPFGLELEGIRLERVQAVYEDASRQQYFALQTPDLLATVGVTDVQVTVTATGAAQVQTLRLGPDDYFRAKQLQLRTTLTVDRRRHELTLEPSEIRVGPAAYAVQGTINYQGATQLNLQATATGADVESVLALLPSRLTRPLAGYRSRGQVYFAGTVQGELSARQNPAVAVQFGCREASVFHPQYRQTIDHLQLTGSFRNGPAHAARTAVLTLQKVQGQLAGRPFGGDLRLANFADPQLDLNLHADLDVAQAVRFFPLTAVQTAQGEAQLRLQLHGKLRTIKQQPTARQVAGELTLRHVTLRLRAFHQPFTDLNGRLLLQGSDVAVPALSGRLGNSDFRGRGTLGNVTAWALRPGQTLRLDATVASHLLDFNQLLYAYQPAASPGGAGTGGGAEAAGLRVPATLALSVRAEAQQVRFRRLRGRHLQGTIRLRNQVFSSAGLSLQAAGGAVSVRGTVDARSPQLLKASTVASCQHLPLDSLFYVFEDFGQQFLTARHLRGQLTATAESDTYFDEHLSPLTDRLEAEVTATIRNGELLNFEPMQKLSMVASRATLRHLRFAELHNRLYVQSRTVYLPEMDIRSNVRAASLIRVTGTHTFDQQLDYHVQIPLLPGLLPRVLTRADGPVLRLGIRGSESDFAVRYETGSAPTLPNSTPPAPSRPVTTPAAGPAATPARPADRPSFELKKPVKKPAQPQVGEYFEF, translated from the coding sequence GTGCGAAAATTTCTGAAAATTTCTTTCCTGACGGTAGTTCTGCTTTTGAGCGTGGGCTGGCTGGGCGTGTGGCTCGGGCAAAACCGCATCATTGGCCTGTTCGTGGCCGGGCTAAATCAGCACCTACGAGTGCCGGTGCAGGCTAGCCGGCTGGAAGTATCGGTGGTGGACCAGTTCCCGCGCCTCTCCGTAACGCTGCACGATGTGGTAATGCACGGCTCCCTGCCCCAAGACACCGTGCGCCTGGCTCGCGCCCGGCGGCTTTATTGTGCGTTCGATGCCTGGGACCTGCTGGCGGGCCGCTACCGGGTGCGGGAAATAACCCTGGCCGATGCCCGCGTGCACATCCGGCGCGATGCGCGCGGCGTGGGCAACTACCACATTCTGCGCCCCGATACCACGGCCCCGGCCGCCGAGGAACCGTTTGGGCTGGAACTGGAAGGCATCCGACTGGAACGGGTCCAGGCCGTGTATGAGGACGCCAGCCGGCAGCAGTATTTTGCTCTGCAAACGCCCGATTTGCTGGCAACAGTGGGCGTTACCGATGTCCAAGTAACCGTAACAGCCACTGGCGCGGCGCAGGTGCAAACCCTGCGTCTGGGTCCCGACGACTATTTCCGCGCCAAGCAGCTGCAGCTACGTACCACGCTCACCGTCGACCGCCGCCGCCACGAACTTACCCTGGAGCCTTCCGAAATCAGGGTAGGGCCGGCTGCCTACGCGGTGCAGGGTACCATCAATTATCAGGGAGCTACACAACTCAACCTGCAGGCCACTGCTACCGGGGCCGATGTGGAGTCGGTGCTGGCACTGCTGCCGTCCCGCCTGACGCGGCCGCTGGCGGGCTACCGGAGCCGGGGGCAGGTGTATTTTGCGGGTACCGTGCAGGGAGAATTATCGGCCCGGCAGAACCCAGCCGTGGCCGTGCAGTTTGGCTGCCGGGAAGCCTCGGTATTTCATCCGCAATACCGGCAAACCATCGACCACCTGCAGCTGACCGGAAGCTTCCGCAACGGCCCGGCCCACGCGGCCCGCACAGCCGTGCTGACCCTGCAAAAGGTGCAGGGCCAACTGGCGGGCCGGCCCTTTGGGGGCGACCTGCGGCTGGCAAACTTTGCCGATCCGCAACTGGACCTAAACCTGCACGCCGACCTGGACGTGGCCCAGGCCGTGCGCTTTTTCCCGCTGACGGCCGTGCAAACAGCACAGGGTGAGGCCCAGTTGCGCCTGCAGCTGCACGGGAAACTGCGCACTATTAAACAGCAACCCACGGCGCGGCAGGTAGCCGGTGAGCTGACGCTGCGCCACGTAACGCTCCGGCTGCGCGCCTTCCACCAGCCCTTCACTGACCTCAACGGCCGTCTGCTGCTCCAGGGCTCCGATGTGGCCGTGCCAGCCCTGAGCGGCCGCCTGGGTAACTCCGATTTCCGGGGCCGGGGCACGCTGGGCAACGTGACGGCCTGGGCCCTGCGGCCGGGGCAAACGCTACGGCTGGATGCCACAGTGGCGTCTCACCTGCTCGATTTCAACCAGCTGCTCTATGCCTATCAGCCCGCGGCCAGCCCCGGTGGTGCGGGTACCGGGGGGGGCGCGGAGGCCGCCGGGCTGCGGGTGCCAGCCACACTGGCCCTGAGCGTGCGGGCCGAGGCGCAGCAGGTGCGGTTCCGGCGGCTGCGGGGGCGGCATCTGCAGGGCACGATACGGCTCCGGAACCAGGTGTTCAGCTCGGCGGGACTGAGTTTGCAAGCGGCGGGCGGCGCGGTGAGCGTGCGCGGCACCGTGGATGCCCGTAGCCCCCAGTTGCTGAAAGCCAGCACTGTGGCCAGTTGCCAGCACCTGCCGCTCGACAGCCTGTTTTACGTGTTCGAGGATTTCGGCCAGCAGTTTCTCACGGCCCGGCACCTGCGCGGCCAGCTCACGGCCACCGCCGAATCGGATACGTATTTTGATGAGCACCTGAGCCCGCTCACTGACCGACTGGAGGCCGAGGTAACGGCCACCATCCGCAACGGGGAGCTGCTCAACTTCGAGCCTATGCAGAAACTCAGCATGGTGGCCAGCCGGGCCACGCTGCGGCATCTGCGGTTTGCCGAGCTGCACAACCGCCTCTACGTGCAAAGCCGAACCGTGTACCTGCCCGAAATGGACATCCGTTCCAACGTGCGCGCCGCCTCGCTCATTCGCGTAACCGGTACGCACACCTTTGATCAACAGCTGGATTACCATGTGCAGATTCCGCTGCTGCCGGGCCTGCTGCCCCGCGTGCTCACCCGCGCCGACGGGCCGGTGCTGCGCCTGGGCATCCGGGGCTCGGAAAGTGATTTTGCGGTTCGTTACGAAACCGGCTCCGCTCCGACACTGCCCAACTCCACACCCCCGGCCCCGAGCCGGCCGGTAACTACTCCGGCGGCCGGACCCGCCGCCACCCCGGCCCGGCCCGCCGACCGGCCTTCCTTCGAGCTGAAGAAACCGGTGAAAAAACCAGCCCAGCCGCAGGTAGGGGAGTATTTCGAGTTCTAA
- a CDS encoding ArnT family glycosyltransferase — protein MAVSTPAVSVQYAPLWVVRTFFGILLLLGALLVADYGVSWDEPVDHANGLVSLRYIADKVAPAWSANQALLQNSPVLEGYVENDHGALFEIPMVLFDVLRPGTDTRTYHLFRHACIFLTCVGGIWALYRLALLRLRNGYVALVAAALFVLSPRMFAESFYSGKDMVFLATFTLGMYTLARLLERPTLRRALLHGIATGVAVDIRILGIMLVPFTLTLLALELWFPTGPSIRRQVATVIGGYLVCAVAAIIVGWPYLWASPFNHFLAAFENMRRFRWPGFVLYMGRQESALALPWHYAPVWILITTPVTYSAAAVLGLLGVAMRGIKRPLELLKTYNGRLDLLFSGWLVLPVFMVIALDSVIYDGWRHLYFVYPALLLLAVSAGWQLWQRGRTSPRLRPVVLALGAVVALEAAVTAVRMVLMHPNQQVYFSFLPAEQVEQQFERDYWGLSYRQGLEYLIKRHPEGQIFVDPTHRAPFENNREMLAPADQQRLIADPNAPGRYYITGYRDTPGRVTPEMGQEVYSVKAGGVTILSVCKRP, from the coding sequence ATGGCGGTTTCTACTCCCGCAGTTTCTGTTCAGTACGCCCCGCTCTGGGTGGTACGCACGTTTTTTGGTATTCTGCTGCTACTGGGTGCGCTGTTGGTGGCCGATTACGGCGTATCGTGGGATGAGCCCGTGGACCACGCCAACGGGCTGGTGAGCCTGCGCTACATTGCCGATAAGGTAGCCCCGGCGTGGTCGGCCAACCAGGCCCTGCTGCAAAACTCGCCGGTGCTGGAAGGATACGTGGAGAATGACCACGGTGCCTTGTTCGAAATTCCCATGGTACTGTTCGACGTGCTACGCCCCGGCACCGACACCCGGACGTATCATCTGTTTCGGCACGCCTGCATTTTCCTGACGTGCGTGGGCGGCATCTGGGCACTGTATCGGCTGGCGCTGTTGCGACTGCGCAACGGCTACGTGGCCCTGGTAGCCGCCGCGCTATTTGTGCTTTCTCCCCGCATGTTCGCGGAATCGTTCTACAGCGGCAAGGATATGGTGTTTCTAGCCACCTTCACGCTGGGCATGTATACGCTGGCGCGGCTACTAGAGCGCCCTACCCTGCGCCGCGCGTTGCTGCACGGTATTGCCACGGGCGTGGCCGTTGATATCCGCATTCTGGGCATCATGCTGGTTCCGTTTACCCTCACGCTCCTGGCACTGGAACTCTGGTTTCCAACCGGCCCGAGCATCCGTCGGCAGGTGGCTACTGTAATTGGCGGCTATCTAGTGTGCGCCGTGGCCGCTATTATTGTCGGATGGCCGTATTTGTGGGCTTCGCCCTTTAACCATTTCCTGGCGGCCTTTGAGAACATGCGCCGGTTCCGGTGGCCAGGTTTCGTGCTGTACATGGGCCGGCAGGAGTCGGCGCTGGCGCTACCCTGGCACTATGCCCCGGTCTGGATACTGATTACCACGCCCGTTACCTACTCCGCAGCTGCTGTACTGGGCTTGCTGGGCGTGGCAATGCGGGGCATCAAGCGGCCGTTGGAGCTGCTGAAAACCTACAATGGCCGCCTCGATTTGCTGTTCAGTGGCTGGCTGGTGCTGCCGGTATTCATGGTCATTGCCCTGGATTCCGTTATTTATGACGGGTGGCGGCACCTGTATTTTGTGTACCCCGCTTTGCTGCTGCTAGCGGTAAGTGCCGGCTGGCAGCTGTGGCAGAGAGGCCGGACTTCCCCCCGGCTCCGGCCGGTAGTGCTGGCGCTGGGAGCCGTAGTGGCCCTGGAAGCGGCCGTAACGGCCGTACGCATGGTGCTGATGCACCCCAACCAACAGGTGTACTTCAGCTTTCTGCCGGCCGAGCAGGTGGAGCAGCAGTTTGAGCGCGACTACTGGGGCCTCTCCTACCGGCAGGGCCTGGAATACCTGATCAAGCGTCATCCGGAAGGCCAGATTTTTGTGGACCCAACGCACCGCGCGCCTTTCGAAAACAACCGCGAAATGCTGGCCCCCGCTGACCAGCAACGTCTCATTGCCGACCCCAACGCCCCAGGACGCTACTACATTACCGGCTACCGGGACACGCCGGGCCGCGTAACGCCGGAAATGGGCCAGGAAGTATACTCCGTGAAGGCCGGGGGCGTCACGATTCTGTCGGTGTGTAAGCGCCCCTAG
- a CDS encoding GNAT family N-acetyltransferase, protein MPLLEVNSPARVRQFLDLPARIYQNQPQWISPLDNEIEAVFDPRKNPNFAHGEAIRWVLTDAAGAVIGRVAAFINHETPQPDPTQPVGGMGFFECIDDQTAANELFEACRQWLAQRGLAAMDGPINFGERDRFWGLLTDGFTEPNYGMFFHQPYYQQLFENYGFQLYFKQYTCYREVATALHPTFDKAAERYAQEHPEFSFRHANKRDAEKLAHDFHHVYNLAWANHSGINPMSLDKARDLVKQMKPVLDERILWFAYAGEEPVAFFVSLPELNQIFKHVGRNFNLWAKLRFLWEKRKYEQRRDKKLFGVIFGVVPTWQGKGVESALMVHARHEFMRAGYHDIEMNWIGDFNPRMLAVTRSIGARIYKTHTTYRYQFDRTRPFERCPIIR, encoded by the coding sequence ATGCCCTTGCTCGAAGTAAATTCCCCGGCCCGCGTCCGGCAGTTTCTGGATTTGCCGGCCCGGATCTACCAGAACCAGCCCCAGTGGATTTCGCCACTGGATAATGAAATCGAGGCCGTTTTCGACCCCAGGAAAAACCCCAACTTCGCCCACGGTGAGGCCATCCGGTGGGTGCTGACCGACGCGGCCGGCGCGGTAATTGGCCGGGTGGCGGCCTTCATCAACCACGAAACACCCCAGCCCGACCCTACCCAGCCGGTAGGCGGCATGGGTTTTTTTGAGTGCATTGATGACCAAACCGCCGCCAACGAGCTGTTCGAGGCCTGCCGGCAGTGGCTGGCCCAACGCGGACTGGCGGCCATGGACGGTCCCATCAACTTCGGGGAGCGGGACCGGTTCTGGGGGCTGCTGACAGATGGCTTCACGGAGCCCAACTACGGCATGTTCTTTCACCAGCCCTACTACCAGCAGCTGTTCGAAAACTACGGGTTTCAGCTGTATTTCAAGCAGTACACCTGCTACCGCGAAGTCGCCACGGCCCTGCACCCCACCTTCGACAAAGCCGCTGAGCGGTACGCCCAAGAGCATCCGGAGTTCAGCTTCCGCCACGCCAACAAGCGCGACGCCGAGAAGCTGGCCCACGACTTTCACCACGTCTACAACCTGGCCTGGGCCAACCACAGCGGCATCAACCCGATGAGCCTGGACAAGGCCCGCGACCTGGTGAAGCAGATGAAGCCGGTGCTGGATGAGCGGATTCTATGGTTTGCCTACGCCGGCGAGGAGCCAGTGGCCTTCTTCGTGAGCCTGCCCGAGCTAAACCAGATTTTCAAGCACGTGGGCCGCAACTTCAACCTGTGGGCCAAGCTGCGCTTCCTCTGGGAAAAGCGCAAATACGAGCAGCGGCGCGACAAAAAGCTGTTCGGCGTCATCTTCGGGGTGGTGCCGACCTGGCAAGGCAAGGGTGTGGAAAGCGCCCTGATGGTGCACGCCCGCCACGAGTTTATGCGCGCCGGCTACCACGATATCGAAATGAACTGGATTGGCGACTTCAACCCGCGTATGCTGGCCGTCACGCGCTCCATCGGGGCCCGCATCTACAAAACCCACACTACCTACCGCTACCAGTTCGACCGCACCCGCCCTTTTGAGCGGTGCCCGATTATCCGGTAA
- the coaE gene encoding dephospho-CoA kinase (Dephospho-CoA kinase (CoaE) performs the final step in coenzyme A biosynthesis.), translating into MLRIGITGGIGSGKSVVCRLFQTLGAPVYDSDARAKWVMSHDLQLRDELTAAFGPETFDNQGQLNRTYLARVAFQDPAQLARLNALVHPHVGRDFAGWAAAQEAEGHAYILKEAALLYESGAYQQLSRIITVFAPQAIRQARVLRRDPHRTPEDILIIIGKQMSEEEKLERADYVVYNDDEQLLLPQVLRLDAEFRA; encoded by the coding sequence ATGCTACGAATAGGAATTACGGGCGGAATTGGCTCGGGCAAAAGTGTGGTGTGCCGGTTGTTTCAAACGCTGGGCGCGCCGGTGTACGATTCGGATGCCCGCGCCAAGTGGGTGATGAGCCACGACCTACAGCTGCGCGACGAACTAACGGCCGCCTTCGGTCCCGAAACGTTTGACAACCAGGGCCAACTCAACCGCACCTACCTGGCCCGCGTCGCTTTTCAGGATCCGGCTCAATTGGCCCGCCTTAATGCGCTGGTCCATCCCCACGTCGGCCGTGACTTTGCCGGGTGGGCAGCGGCACAGGAAGCCGAGGGCCACGCCTATATCCTCAAAGAAGCCGCACTGCTTTACGAATCGGGAGCATACCAGCAGCTTAGCCGCATCATTACCGTGTTTGCCCCGCAGGCCATCCGGCAGGCCCGCGTATTGCGCCGCGACCCGCACCGTACCCCCGAGGACATCCTCATCATCATTGGCAAGCAGATGAGTGAAGAGGAAAAACTGGAACGCGCCGACTACGTGGTGTATAACGACGATGAGCAACTGCTGCTGCCCCAGGTGCTGCGGCTGGACGCGGAGTTTCGGGCCTGA
- a CDS encoding YbbR-like domain-containing protein, whose protein sequence is MSSARSTRMLRWFLDPFFGEERSYWRAVTACFLAASTFWLLNALNKTYTTRITYPLAWRYDESRFIPVQPLPTEVPVNVTGRGWKLLRRQLLLDVKPAELTLSTPAATRYLTSRALRPALQQAMEGLQYNYLLSDTLWVELDRRVSRRLPLALSPATDGAALPYAARFEPAEVVFQGPASKVSTLPNPYPVHLPTAPAGSSTGDIRVPIGGPELVQTNVQDVRVRLLRRPVITIPVDVVPELLDAPVGRKYAFTPATVRVRLQFFPEDTAGFRPSQVRVQLHYGQFTNQDSSLRPFLSEKPAQARGYLVLTRGVKVRSE, encoded by the coding sequence GTGTCGTCCGCTCGCTCCACCCGCATGCTGCGCTGGTTTCTGGACCCTTTCTTCGGGGAAGAGCGGAGCTATTGGCGGGCCGTAACGGCGTGTTTTCTGGCAGCCAGCACCTTCTGGCTGCTCAATGCCCTCAACAAGACCTACACCACGCGCATCACGTATCCGCTGGCCTGGCGCTACGATGAAAGTCGGTTTATTCCGGTGCAGCCGTTGCCTACCGAGGTGCCCGTAAACGTGACTGGTAGGGGTTGGAAGCTGCTGCGCCGTCAGTTGCTGCTGGATGTAAAGCCTGCCGAGCTGACCCTCAGTACGCCCGCCGCCACCCGTTACCTCACTTCGCGCGCCTTACGGCCGGCATTACAGCAGGCCATGGAAGGTCTGCAATACAACTACCTGCTCTCCGACACGCTGTGGGTGGAACTGGACCGCCGGGTGAGCCGCCGCCTGCCGCTGGCCCTAAGCCCCGCCACCGATGGGGCCGCTCTGCCCTACGCGGCCCGATTCGAGCCCGCCGAAGTGGTGTTTCAGGGGCCGGCCAGCAAGGTGAGCACGCTGCCCAACCCGTATCCGGTGCATTTGCCCACGGCGCCGGCCGGCTCCTCCACCGGTGACATTCGGGTGCCTATTGGTGGGCCCGAGCTGGTGCAGACCAACGTGCAGGACGTGCGCGTGCGGCTGCTGCGCCGCCCCGTTATTACTATTCCGGTAGATGTAGTGCCTGAGCTACTGGATGCGCCGGTGGGCCGGAAATATGCCTTCACGCCAGCTACGGTGCGGGTGCGGCTCCAGTTTTTTCCTGAGGATACTGCTGGCTTCCGGCCCTCGCAGGTGCGGGTGCAGCTGCACTACGGCCAGTTCACCAACCAGGATTCCAGCCTGCGGCCCTTCCTATCGGAGAAGCCGGCCCAGGCTCGGGGCTACCTGGTGCTCACACGCGGCGTAAAGGTGCGTAGTGAGTGA
- the yajC gene encoding preprotein translocase subunit YajC produces the protein MFASLLLQTAPATTSSLLSYLPIVGMVIVMYFFMIRPQQKRSADAKKFRAALGKGSNVVTIGGLHGKVVDLNEETVTVEVDKGVRLRFDRSAIAREVASKTTTPAA, from the coding sequence ATGTTCGCATCCCTATTGCTCCAGACTGCCCCGGCTACCACCAGCAGTCTGCTCAGCTACCTGCCCATCGTGGGTATGGTAATCGTAATGTACTTCTTCATGATTCGGCCCCAGCAGAAGCGAAGTGCTGATGCCAAGAAGTTCCGGGCCGCGCTGGGCAAAGGCTCCAACGTGGTAACCATTGGGGGCCTGCATGGCAAAGTGGTAGATCTGAACGAGGAAACCGTAACGGTGGAAGTTGATAAAGGCGTACGCCTGCGCTTCGACCGCTCGGCCATTGCCCGGGAGGTAGCCAGCAAAACGACTACGCCCGCAGCCTAG
- a CDS encoding DUF1573 domain-containing protein: MKRTLFSAVLLSSALLMGACNNNKAAEVGTEGMNAAAANANEAAANPTVDNPNVTNETEAPNPNAPVMSFAVSEHDFGDIKQGEVVKHTFEFTNTGKSPLLIENATASCGCTTPNWTKEPIAPGAKGTIDVQFDSHGKMGIQNKEVAIQANTQPNITKVVIKTNVLGEGQNGPTR; this comes from the coding sequence ATGAAACGTACGCTGTTTTCTGCCGTTCTGCTTTCCAGCGCGCTGCTGATGGGCGCCTGCAACAACAATAAAGCCGCCGAGGTAGGCACTGAGGGCATGAATGCCGCTGCCGCTAACGCCAACGAGGCCGCCGCCAACCCTACCGTTGACAACCCCAACGTAACCAACGAAACGGAGGCCCCGAACCCTAATGCTCCCGTGATGAGCTTTGCCGTATCGGAGCACGATTTCGGCGACATCAAGCAGGGCGAAGTGGTGAAGCACACCTTTGAGTTCACCAACACCGGCAAGTCGCCGCTGCTGATTGAGAATGCCACGGCCAGCTGCGGCTGCACCACGCCCAACTGGACCAAGGAGCCCATTGCCCCTGGCGCTAAAGGCACCATCGACGTGCAGTTCGACTCGCATGGCAAGATGGGTATTCAGAACAAAGAGGTGGCTATTCAGGCCAATACCCAGCCTAACATCACCAAAGTGGTGATTAAAACCAACGTGTTAGGTGAAGGCCAAAACGGCCCCACCCGCTAG
- a CDS encoding isocitrate/isopropylmalate dehydrogenase family protein, producing the protein MHLITLIPGDGIGPEITKAVTDIFAAAQVPVQWEEQNAGQTTFDQSGELIPQALLTSLEKNKVALKGPITTPVGKGFRSINVTLRQKYDLYQNVRPSKTTDGIKTRYEGIDLVLFRENTEGLYAGLEVWDEHNGIGDSIARVTVNGARKICHAAFAYAAKHGRKKVTLAHKANILKVPGKIMLDAAQEAAREFPQIQYEDKIIDNMCMQLVGKPEQFDVIVTTNLFGDILSDLCAGLVGGLGVVAGANIGDDMAIFEAVHGSAPDIAGQGKANPTALLRSALMMLHHIGEHEQAVKIEKALELTLKDKAKCTGDLGGSASTSEFAQAIIDNLGK; encoded by the coding sequence ATGCATCTCATCACGCTCATCCCCGGCGACGGCATTGGCCCCGAAATTACGAAAGCAGTAACCGATATCTTCGCGGCGGCCCAAGTGCCCGTGCAGTGGGAGGAACAGAACGCGGGCCAGACCACCTTCGACCAGTCGGGCGAGCTGATTCCGCAAGCCCTACTGACCTCGCTGGAAAAGAATAAGGTAGCCCTGAAAGGCCCCATCACTACGCCGGTAGGCAAGGGCTTCCGCAGCATCAACGTGACGCTGCGCCAGAAGTACGACCTGTACCAGAACGTGCGCCCCAGCAAAACCACCGATGGCATCAAGACCCGCTACGAGGGTATTGATCTGGTGCTCTTCCGTGAGAATACCGAGGGCCTCTACGCTGGCTTGGAAGTGTGGGACGAGCACAACGGCATCGGCGACTCCATTGCCCGCGTGACGGTAAACGGAGCCCGCAAAATCTGCCACGCGGCCTTTGCTTACGCCGCCAAGCACGGCCGCAAAAAGGTGACGCTGGCCCACAAAGCCAACATCCTGAAGGTGCCCGGCAAAATCATGCTGGATGCCGCCCAGGAAGCCGCCCGCGAGTTTCCCCAGATTCAGTACGAGGACAAGATCATCGACAACATGTGCATGCAGCTGGTGGGCAAGCCCGAGCAGTTTGACGTGATTGTAACCACCAACCTGTTCGGCGACATCCTCTCCGACCTTTGTGCTGGGCTGGTAGGCGGCCTGGGCGTGGTAGCCGGTGCTAACATCGGCGACGATATGGCCATTTTTGAGGCCGTACACGGCTCGGCCCCCGATATTGCCGGCCAGGGCAAAGCCAACCCCACCGCTTTACTCCGCTCGGCCCTGATGATGCTGCACCACATTGGCGAGCATGAGCAGGCAGTGAAAATAGAGAAGGCGCTGGAGCTGACGCTGAAGGACAAAGCCAAGTGCACTGGTGACCTGGGCGGCTCGGCCTCTACGTCGGAGTTTGCGCAGGCCATCATCGACAACCTGGGCAAATAG
- a CDS encoding YtxH domain-containing protein, whose protein sequence is MSSKTTTGILCFAGGALTGAVIGLLYAPEKGRETRSWLSYQLEKYRETLADLTENLVTSRTDQSPSSAKSEGQRVIQDAKSKAEQLLGDVDQLINQINSRKTV, encoded by the coding sequence ATGAGTAGCAAAACCACCACCGGCATTCTGTGCTTCGCCGGCGGCGCCCTCACCGGGGCCGTTATCGGACTTTTGTACGCGCCTGAAAAGGGCCGCGAAACGCGTAGCTGGCTGAGTTATCAGCTGGAGAAATACCGCGAAACCCTGGCCGACCTCACCGAAAACCTAGTGACCAGCCGCACCGACCAGAGCCCCAGCTCGGCCAAGAGCGAAGGTCAGCGCGTGATTCAGGACGCCAAGAGCAAAGCCGAACAGTTGCTCGGCGACGTGGACCAGCTTATCAACCAGATTAACTCCCGCAAAACGGTATAG
- the nusB gene encoding transcription antitermination factor NusB encodes MLNRRTLRIKVMQALYAYHQAVGSDFLLAIDQIADAFAPDLNSPEPQDRKLLQGQRKMAELIFKEWHKSGEEPEATEDADVNDAVKEAIKYYRKAVAKDATYYGGQMVHAAESIHDQYIHLLNIPETLLQVIEEEKVRDSRRYTAAKEPLLDATRLQENQAIDKLMNNLQLQDLTIRRSLKWHGEDELDALRTAWRTEMKQDAELLSYLAAPAGNYTEDQEMLKHLYKTYVFKGTSLPAYIEEDDLNWEENRAIVKNLVVKTVKMLDEAADENLVLMSLSANWQEDKEFAESLYQQTLAEDDKYEKLIAESVQNWDVERVALTDKILLKMALCEMHLFRAIPVKVTINEYIEISKMYSTPKSKQFVNGILDKLAQDLTASGAIRKSGRGLLDNQ; translated from the coding sequence ATGCTCAACCGTCGCACGCTTCGCATCAAGGTCATGCAGGCTCTGTACGCCTATCATCAGGCTGTCGGGTCCGATTTCTTACTTGCCATCGACCAGATTGCGGATGCCTTCGCGCCCGATTTGAACTCGCCGGAGCCCCAGGACCGCAAGCTTCTGCAGGGCCAGCGCAAAATGGCCGAGCTCATTTTCAAGGAGTGGCACAAATCCGGCGAGGAGCCGGAAGCTACTGAGGATGCCGACGTGAACGACGCGGTGAAGGAGGCCATCAAGTACTACCGCAAGGCCGTGGCCAAGGACGCCACGTACTACGGCGGCCAGATGGTACACGCCGCCGAGAGCATCCACGACCAGTACATTCACCTGCTCAACATCCCCGAAACCCTGCTGCAGGTAATTGAGGAGGAGAAGGTGCGCGACTCGCGCCGCTACACGGCCGCCAAAGAGCCACTGCTGGATGCTACACGCCTGCAGGAAAACCAGGCCATCGACAAGCTCATGAACAACCTGCAGCTGCAGGACCTTACCATTCGCCGCTCCCTGAAGTGGCACGGCGAGGACGAGCTGGACGCTCTGCGCACCGCCTGGCGCACCGAAATGAAGCAGGACGCCGAGCTGCTGAGCTACCTGGCCGCTCCCGCCGGCAATTACACCGAGGACCAGGAGATGCTCAAGCACCTCTACAAAACCTACGTGTTTAAAGGCACCAGCCTGCCCGCCTATATTGAGGAGGACGACCTGAACTGGGAGGAAAACCGCGCCATCGTGAAAAACCTGGTGGTGAAAACCGTCAAGATGCTTGACGAAGCTGCCGACGAAAACCTGGTGCTCATGTCGCTGTCGGCCAACTGGCAGGAAGACAAGGAGTTTGCCGAAAGCCTGTATCAGCAGACGCTGGCCGAGGACGACAAGTACGAGAAGCTGATTGCCGAATCGGTGCAGAACTGGGACGTGGAGCGCGTAGCCCTCACCGACAAGATTCTGCTGAAGATGGCTCTCTGCGAGATGCACCTGTTCCGGGCCATTCCGGTGAAGGTGACTATCAACGAGTACATCGAAATCAGCAAGATGTACTCCACGCCCAAGAGCAAGCAGTTCGTGAACGGCATTCTGGACAAGCTGGCCCAAGACCTGACGGCCAGCGGCGCTATCCGTAAGTCGGGCCGGGGCTTGCTGGATAACCAGTAA